One genomic window of Monodelphis domestica isolate mMonDom1 chromosome 1, mMonDom1.pri, whole genome shotgun sequence includes the following:
- the KIF3B gene encoding kinesin-like protein KIF3B isoform X2 encodes MSKLKSSESVRVVVRCRPMNGKEKAASYDKVVDVDVKLGQVSVKNPRGTSHEMPKTFTFDAVYDWNSKQFELYDETFRPLVDSVLQGFNGTIFAYGQTGTGKTYTMEGVRGDPEKRGVIPNSFDHIFTHISRSQNQQYLVRASYLEIYQEEIRDLLSKDQTKRLELKERPDTGVYVKDLSSFVTKSVKEIEHVMNVGNQNRSVGATNMNEHSSRSHAIFVITIECSEVGLDGENHIRVGKLNLVDLAGSERQAKTGAQGERLKEATKINLSLSALGNVISALVDGKSTHIPYRDSKLTRLLQDSLGGNAKTVMVANVGPASYNVEETLTTLRYANRAKNIKNKPRVNEDPKDALLREFQEEIARLKAQLEKRSIGKRKKREKRQEGVGGREEEEEEEEGEGEEGEDEGEDKDDYWREQQEKLEIEKKAIVEDHTLVAEDKMRLLKEKEKKMEDLRREKDAAEMLGAKIKAMESKLLVGGKNIVDHTNEQQKILEQKRQEIAEQKRREREIQQQMESRDEETLELKETYSSLQQEVDIKTKKLKKLFSKLQAVKAEIHDLQEEHIKERQELEQTQNELTRELKLKHLIIENFIPLEEKGKIMNRSFFDEEEDHWKLHPITRLDNQQMMKRPVSAVGYKRPLSQHARMSMMIRPEARYRAENIVLLELDMPSRTTRDYEGPAIAPKVQAALEAALQDEDEIQVDASSFESTSNKKSKARPKSGRKSGSSSSSSGTPASQLYPQSRGLVPK; translated from the exons ATGTCTAAGTTGAAGAGCTCAGAATCGGTCAGGGTAGTGGTACGATGTCGTCCTATGAATGGCAAAGAAAAAGCTGCTTCATATGATAAAGTGGTTGATGTGGATGTCAAGCTAGGGCAGGTGTCAGTCAAGAACCCCAGGGGAACATCTCATGAGATGCCCAAGACTTTTACCTTTGATGCTGTCTATGACTGGAATTCCAAGCAGTTTGAACTTTATGATGAGACTTTCAGACCTCTTGTAGACTCTGTCCTTCAGGGTTTCAATGGAACCATCTTTGCATATGGGCAAACAGGGACTGGGAAAACCTACACAATGGAAGGAGTTCGTGGTGATCCTGAGAAAAGAGGTGTAATACCTAACTCCTTTGATCATATCTTTACCCACATTTCTAGATCCCAGAATCAGCAGTACCTTGTCAGAGCTTCTTACCTAGAAATATACCAAGAAGAAATCCGAGATCTGCTGTCAAAAGATCAGACAAAAAGGCTTGAACTAAAAGAGAGGCCAGACACTGGTGTCTATGTGAAGGATCTATCCTCCTTTGTTACAAAGAGTGTCAAGGAAATAGAGCATGTCATGAATGTAGGAAATCAAAATCGTTCAGTTGGTGCTACCAATATGAATGAACACAGTTCTCGCTCTCATGCTATCTTTGTTATCACTATTGAGTGCAGCGAAGTAGGGCTTGATGGAGAAAATCATATCCGTGTGGGGAAGTTGAACCTAGTAGATCTTGCAGGCAGTGAACGCCAAGCCAAGACAGGAGCTCAAGGGGAAAGGTTGAAAGAAGCCACCAAGATTAACCTGTCCCTTTCAGCTTTGGGCAATGTCATATCTGCCCTTGTAGATGGCAAGAGCACTCATATTCCCTATCGGGACTCAAAACTTACCAGGCTCTTACAAGACTCCTTAGGTGGCAATGCTAAAACTGTGATGGTGGCCAATGTTGGGCCTGCCTCTTATAATGTGGAAGAAACCCTCACCACACTGAGATATGCCAACCGTgccaaaaatattaagaataagCCAAGAGTTAATGAGGATCCTAAAGATGCCCTACTTCGAGAATTTCAAGAAGAGATTGCTCGGCTTAAGGCCCAGTTGGAAAAACGTTCTAttggcaaaaggaaaaaaagggaaaaacgcCAAGAAGGAGttggaggcagagaggaagaagaggaagaggaagagggagaaggtgaAGAAGGTGAGGATGAAGGTGAGGATAAGGATGACTACTGGAGGGAGCAGCAAGAGAAACTGGAGATTGAAAAGAAGGCCATTGTAGAGGATCACACCTTGGTAGCTGAAGACAAGATGAGATTattaaaggagaaggagaaaaagatggaggatctgaggagggagaaagatgcTGCAGAAATGCTGGGTGCCAAGATCAAG GCCATGGAAAGTAAGCTACTTGTTGGAGGAAAAAATATAGTTGACCATAccaatgaacaacaaaaaatacttgAGCAAAAACGACAGGAAATTGCAGAGCAA AAACGTCGGGAACGTGAAATTCAACAACAGATGGAAAGTCGGGATGAAGAAACACTGGAGCTGAAGGAGACTTATAGCTCTTTGCAACAAGAAGTGGACATCAAGACCAAGAAACTCAAAAAG TTGTTTTCTAAGCTCCAGGCTGTAAAGGCAGAAATACATGACCTTCAAGAAGAACATATCAAAGAGCGGCAGGAGCTGGAACAAACTCAAAATGAGCTCACCAGAGAATTGAAACTCAA GCATCTTATTATAGAAAACTTCATTCCTTTGGAAGAGAAAGGCAAAATCATGAATAGATCCTTTTTTGATGAGGAGGAAGATCATTGGAAATTGCATCCCATAACCCGACTGGA TAATCAGCAGATGATGAAGCGACCTGTTTCAGCTGTGGGTTATAAGAGGCCACTTAGCCAACACGCGAGGATGTCCATGATGATTCGTCCAGAGGCCCGATATAGG GCAGAGAATATTGTATTACTAGAATTGGATATGCCTAGCCGGACTACCAGAGACTATGAAGGTCCCGCTATTGCTCCTAAAGTCCAAGCTGCTTTGGAGGCTGCTCTACAAGATGAAGATGAAATACAAGTGGATGCCTCATCCTTTGAGAGCACATCAAATAAGAAATCCAAGGCTAG gcccAAAAGTGGAAGGAAGTCAGGATCCTCCTCGTCTTCTTCTGGAACTCCTGCATCTCAGCTTTATCCACAATCCCGGGGGCTGGTTCCAAAATAA
- the KIF3B gene encoding kinesin-like protein KIF3B isoform X1, translated as MSKLKSSESVRVVVRCRPMNGKEKAASYDKVVDVDVKLGQVSVKNPRGTSHEMPKTFTFDAVYDWNSKQFELYDETFRPLVDSVLQGFNGTIFAYGQTGTGKTYTMEGVRGDPEKRGVIPNSFDHIFTHISRSQNQQYLVRASYLEIYQEEIRDLLSKDQTKRLELKERPDTGVYVKDLSSFVTKSVKEIEHVMNVGNQNRSVGATNMNEHSSRSHAIFVITIECSEVGLDGENHIRVGKLNLVDLAGSERQAKTGAQGERLKEATKINLSLSALGNVISALVDGKSTHIPYRDSKLTRLLQDSLGGNAKTVMVANVGPASYNVEETLTTLRYANRAKNIKNKPRVNEDPKDALLREFQEEIARLKAQLEKRSIGKRKKREKRQEGVGGREEEEEEEEGEGEEGEDEGEDKDDYWREQQEKLEIEKKAIVEDHTLVAEDKMRLLKEKEKKMEDLRREKDAAEMLGAKIKAMESKLLVGGKNIVDHTNEQQKILEQKRQEIAEQKRREREIQQQMESRDEETLELKETYSSLQQEVDIKTKKLKKLFSKLQAVKAEIHDLQEEHIKERQELEQTQNELTRELKLKGHITIMCVCIYRHLIIENFIPLEEKGKIMNRSFFDEEEDHWKLHPITRLDNQQMMKRPVSAVGYKRPLSQHARMSMMIRPEARYRAENIVLLELDMPSRTTRDYEGPAIAPKVQAALEAALQDEDEIQVDASSFESTSNKKSKARPKSGRKSGSSSSSSGTPASQLYPQSRGLVPK; from the exons ATGTCTAAGTTGAAGAGCTCAGAATCGGTCAGGGTAGTGGTACGATGTCGTCCTATGAATGGCAAAGAAAAAGCTGCTTCATATGATAAAGTGGTTGATGTGGATGTCAAGCTAGGGCAGGTGTCAGTCAAGAACCCCAGGGGAACATCTCATGAGATGCCCAAGACTTTTACCTTTGATGCTGTCTATGACTGGAATTCCAAGCAGTTTGAACTTTATGATGAGACTTTCAGACCTCTTGTAGACTCTGTCCTTCAGGGTTTCAATGGAACCATCTTTGCATATGGGCAAACAGGGACTGGGAAAACCTACACAATGGAAGGAGTTCGTGGTGATCCTGAGAAAAGAGGTGTAATACCTAACTCCTTTGATCATATCTTTACCCACATTTCTAGATCCCAGAATCAGCAGTACCTTGTCAGAGCTTCTTACCTAGAAATATACCAAGAAGAAATCCGAGATCTGCTGTCAAAAGATCAGACAAAAAGGCTTGAACTAAAAGAGAGGCCAGACACTGGTGTCTATGTGAAGGATCTATCCTCCTTTGTTACAAAGAGTGTCAAGGAAATAGAGCATGTCATGAATGTAGGAAATCAAAATCGTTCAGTTGGTGCTACCAATATGAATGAACACAGTTCTCGCTCTCATGCTATCTTTGTTATCACTATTGAGTGCAGCGAAGTAGGGCTTGATGGAGAAAATCATATCCGTGTGGGGAAGTTGAACCTAGTAGATCTTGCAGGCAGTGAACGCCAAGCCAAGACAGGAGCTCAAGGGGAAAGGTTGAAAGAAGCCACCAAGATTAACCTGTCCCTTTCAGCTTTGGGCAATGTCATATCTGCCCTTGTAGATGGCAAGAGCACTCATATTCCCTATCGGGACTCAAAACTTACCAGGCTCTTACAAGACTCCTTAGGTGGCAATGCTAAAACTGTGATGGTGGCCAATGTTGGGCCTGCCTCTTATAATGTGGAAGAAACCCTCACCACACTGAGATATGCCAACCGTgccaaaaatattaagaataagCCAAGAGTTAATGAGGATCCTAAAGATGCCCTACTTCGAGAATTTCAAGAAGAGATTGCTCGGCTTAAGGCCCAGTTGGAAAAACGTTCTAttggcaaaaggaaaaaaagggaaaaacgcCAAGAAGGAGttggaggcagagaggaagaagaggaagaggaagagggagaaggtgaAGAAGGTGAGGATGAAGGTGAGGATAAGGATGACTACTGGAGGGAGCAGCAAGAGAAACTGGAGATTGAAAAGAAGGCCATTGTAGAGGATCACACCTTGGTAGCTGAAGACAAGATGAGATTattaaaggagaaggagaaaaagatggaggatctgaggagggagaaagatgcTGCAGAAATGCTGGGTGCCAAGATCAAG GCCATGGAAAGTAAGCTACTTGTTGGAGGAAAAAATATAGTTGACCATAccaatgaacaacaaaaaatacttgAGCAAAAACGACAGGAAATTGCAGAGCAA AAACGTCGGGAACGTGAAATTCAACAACAGATGGAAAGTCGGGATGAAGAAACACTGGAGCTGAAGGAGACTTATAGCTCTTTGCAACAAGAAGTGGACATCAAGACCAAGAAACTCAAAAAG TTGTTTTCTAAGCTCCAGGCTGTAAAGGCAGAAATACATGACCTTCAAGAAGAACATATCAAAGAGCGGCAGGAGCTGGAACAAACTCAAAATGAGCTCACCAGAGAATTGAAACTCAA AGGCCACATTACtataatgtgtgtatgtatttacaGGCATCTTATTATAGAAAACTTCATTCCTTTGGAAGAGAAAGGCAAAATCATGAATAGATCCTTTTTTGATGAGGAGGAAGATCATTGGAAATTGCATCCCATAACCCGACTGGA TAATCAGCAGATGATGAAGCGACCTGTTTCAGCTGTGGGTTATAAGAGGCCACTTAGCCAACACGCGAGGATGTCCATGATGATTCGTCCAGAGGCCCGATATAGG GCAGAGAATATTGTATTACTAGAATTGGATATGCCTAGCCGGACTACCAGAGACTATGAAGGTCCCGCTATTGCTCCTAAAGTCCAAGCTGCTTTGGAGGCTGCTCTACAAGATGAAGATGAAATACAAGTGGATGCCTCATCCTTTGAGAGCACATCAAATAAGAAATCCAAGGCTAG gcccAAAAGTGGAAGGAAGTCAGGATCCTCCTCGTCTTCTTCTGGAACTCCTGCATCTCAGCTTTATCCACAATCCCGGGGGCTGGTTCCAAAATAA